One genomic window of Phycisphaerales bacterium includes the following:
- a CDS encoding nucleotide exchange factor GrpE, with amino-acid sequence MAEHETVDRDQDNDGPPASFDDVIRDESGNLDADDAYAFFEKLSGELAEMESRWKHSLADFQNFQRRASTNEVEARARGVRDVCESMLGALDSFDLALSQDPASLTVDQLFKAIETIRAEAMKAMARQGVLPIQPAVGDEFNPGHHEAVMQQAAEGVGPGCVSQVFQAGYAMGDRVLRPAKVAVTPSEE; translated from the coding sequence ATGGCCGAACACGAGACAGTTGATCGCGACCAGGACAACGACGGTCCGCCGGCGAGCTTCGATGACGTCATCCGCGACGAGTCGGGCAACCTCGACGCCGACGACGCGTACGCGTTCTTTGAGAAGCTCTCGGGCGAGCTCGCCGAGATGGAGAGCCGGTGGAAGCATTCGCTGGCGGACTTCCAGAACTTCCAGCGCCGGGCGTCGACGAACGAGGTCGAGGCGCGGGCCCGGGGCGTGCGCGACGTGTGCGAGTCGATGCTCGGCGCGCTCGACAGCTTCGATCTCGCGCTCTCGCAAGATCCCGCGAGCCTGACCGTCGACCAGCTCTTCAAGGCGATCGAGACGATCCGGGCCGAGGCGATGAAGGCCATGGCACGCCAGGGCGTGCTGCCCATCCAGCCGGCCGTGGGCGACGAGTTCAACCCCGGGCATCACGAGGCCGTGATGCAGCAGGCCGCCGAGGGCGTCGGCCCGGGCTGCGTGTCCCAGGTGTTCCAGGCCGGCTACGCGATGGGCGACCGCGTGCTGCGACCGGCGAAGGTCGCGGTCACGCCAAGCGAAGAGTGA
- a CDS encoding zinc ribbon domain-containing protein, giving the protein MPTYDYRCNACDHEFELFQSMSDKVKRTCPECGKKALERLIGTGAALLFKGSGFYETDYRSESYTKAQKADKPDADSKSDAKPESKPKSDSKADKKPAKKDAAKSKAASK; this is encoded by the coding sequence ATGCCAACCTACGACTACCGCTGCAACGCCTGCGACCACGAGTTCGAGCTCTTCCAGAGCATGAGCGACAAGGTCAAGCGCACCTGCCCCGAGTGCGGCAAGAAGGCGCTGGAGCGCTTGATCGGCACGGGAGCGGCGCTCTTGTTCAAGGGCTCGGGCTTCTACGAGACCGACTATCGCAGCGAGAGCTACACCAAGGCGCAGAAGGCCGACAAGCCGGACGCCGACTCAAAGAGCGACGCCAAGCCCGAGTCGAAGCCCAAGAGTGATTCCAAGGCCGACAAGAAGCCTGCGAAGAAGGACGCCGCCAAGAGCAAGGCCGCGTCGAAATGA
- a CDS encoding GC-type dockerin domain-anchored protein yields MLRMLMAGTWCLAVVACTASTVRAQCTADWDRSIGQPGVDVASLRKGLAVADLGDGSEVVISGRFSSVGGVPANGNARWNPTDGWRTFGTSGLTSASGSVLGSNVATTFRGDFVAGGGFAFADGEPVSGIARFEVSPEGGFWDALNGGVDGQVLGLRVLEFEGEELLFVGGTFSTAGGGAVTSPGVAAWDGNAWRGFGDGVLGSVNDFMIYDDGSGPSLYIAGRFTVPGGGNGNLARWNGSGFEEVGGGLGGGASPRGNSLAIYDFGDGDELVVGGNFLFAGRLDADSIVRWDGREFENVGDGFDNTVTTLVVEDVGDGERLYAGGSFILSGIEAVFGLASWDGGSWQTVGDGVSGGSVPGVAAAVAYDLPGVGNALVVTGGFSFAGFDEARNIAIWACGGACRADIDGDGSLTIFDFLGFQNLFQDGDLAADFDGDGELTIFDFLMFQNEFDARCE; encoded by the coding sequence ATGCTCAGGATGCTCATGGCGGGTACGTGGTGCCTGGCGGTCGTGGCGTGCACCGCGTCGACGGTTCGTGCCCAGTGCACGGCCGACTGGGACCGAAGCATCGGGCAGCCGGGCGTCGACGTGGCGAGCCTGCGCAAGGGGCTGGCCGTTGCTGATCTCGGCGACGGTTCCGAGGTCGTCATCAGCGGGCGTTTCTCATCGGTCGGCGGCGTGCCTGCCAACGGCAACGCTCGCTGGAACCCAACGGACGGCTGGCGCACGTTCGGCACCTCGGGCCTGACCAGCGCGAGCGGGAGCGTTTTGGGCAGCAACGTGGCGACCACGTTCCGCGGAGACTTTGTAGCCGGCGGCGGCTTCGCGTTCGCCGACGGCGAGCCGGTGAGCGGCATCGCGCGATTCGAAGTCTCGCCCGAGGGCGGCTTCTGGGATGCGCTCAACGGCGGCGTCGATGGACAGGTGCTCGGGCTGCGCGTGCTCGAGTTCGAGGGCGAGGAACTGCTGTTCGTCGGCGGCACGTTCTCGACGGCCGGTGGCGGGGCCGTGACGAGCCCGGGCGTGGCCGCATGGGACGGCAACGCGTGGCGCGGCTTCGGCGACGGCGTCCTCGGCTCGGTCAACGACTTCATGATCTACGACGACGGGTCGGGACCGTCGCTCTACATCGCAGGCCGATTCACGGTGCCGGGCGGTGGCAATGGCAACCTCGCCCGCTGGAACGGGTCCGGATTCGAGGAAGTCGGCGGCGGCCTTGGCGGCGGCGCGAGCCCGCGCGGCAACTCGCTGGCGATCTACGACTTCGGCGATGGCGACGAGCTCGTCGTCGGCGGCAACTTCCTCTTCGCCGGACGACTCGATGCCGACTCGATCGTGCGGTGGGACGGCCGCGAGTTCGAGAACGTCGGCGACGGCTTCGACAACACCGTCACGACGCTGGTCGTTGAGGACGTCGGCGACGGCGAGCGGCTCTACGCCGGGGGCAGCTTCATCCTCTCGGGGATTGAGGCCGTGTTCGGCCTGGCGTCCTGGGATGGCGGCTCTTGGCAAACCGTCGGCGACGGCGTGTCGGGCGGGTCCGTGCCGGGCGTGGCCGCCGCCGTGGCGTACGACTTACCGGGCGTGGGCAACGCGCTGGTGGTGACCGGTGGGTTCAGCTTCGCCGGGTTCGACGAGGCCCGGAACATCGCCATCTGGGCGTGCGGCGGCGCCTGCCGCGCCGACATCGATGGCGACGGGAGCCTGACGATCTTCGACTTCCTGGGCTTCCAGAACCTGTTCCAGGACGGCGACCTGGCCGCCGACTTCGACGGCGACGGCGAGCTGACGATCTTTGACTTCCTGATGTTCCAGAACGAGTTCGATGCAAGGTGCGAGTAG
- a CDS encoding holo-ACP synthase: protein MILGHGVDLTEVSRIKRSVERFDERFLERVFTEAEREYAGKGPRRFERLAARFAAKEAVFKALGTGWAEGAGWTNIEVAREASGKPTLVLHGKAQEMARAMGVKWWHLSLTHTKTTAMASVIAEG, encoded by the coding sequence ATGATCCTGGGTCACGGCGTCGACCTGACCGAGGTGTCGCGCATCAAGCGGTCGGTCGAGCGATTCGATGAGCGCTTTCTCGAGCGTGTGTTCACCGAGGCCGAGCGCGAGTACGCCGGGAAGGGGCCGCGACGATTCGAGCGGCTCGCGGCTCGATTCGCCGCCAAGGAGGCCGTGTTCAAGGCGCTCGGCACCGGCTGGGCCGAGGGCGCGGGGTGGACCAACATCGAGGTTGCTCGCGAGGCGAGCGGCAAGCCGACGCTGGTCTTGCACGGCAAGGCTCAAGAGATGGCCAGGGCGATGGGCGTCAAGTGGTGGCACCTCTCGCTGACGCACACGAAGACGACGGCGATGGCATCGGTCATCGCCGAGGGCTGA
- a CDS encoding GC-type dockerin domain-anchored protein, which produces MKTRSKTAMAAAALGVAGVAASVHAQCTVYRLGMPDFDQRRSALPNDGRMYCFPTATANALAYITNHGHPGLLDGPRNWQSQTHYDDVSAVLAILGVTMFTDPDDGTTISNWRSGTLAALSGQGGFLAMSYTTGGFAGLSPIQMADHMRIGGIILPVIGWYENAGSGFWFRDGGHMVTMWAAFGTCGDPRDMVLGFRDPSSSDSLSQQSTFATTFSQFSRSAAWRFKRGDEGIFFPREMYKIDAYGSNDGFLDGMAVVLPAHGLTTDPVTQDIDLSIPQGTTDEPGPKRFRTRPWPGGDRLIAMAQGVLPTEGFVLSQPDRGFATLSKVHFLDGDVEAVDSFPSAIDLVVGRDGSAYVATDSSIRRYELTDDGAIALTDSVDLPATPDSMFYNDGTDELLVLSVADRRLFLLDKDLIILRNDQVPTGAPLMGDGSVTVNPIDGSEWLASTGSTTLTRLTRDGAGRPSIDGQPTLPGVDSPTAVQFDDFGFLHVVDDGVIRAFEPGARGAWVAADTPLDGEPSGPVFRIGRGRTNHTPELDDINLLPLAPAVGEEDCRADLDLDGELTIFDFLEFQNLFSSGSTWADFDYDGELTIFDFLAFQNDFAAGCGS; this is translated from the coding sequence ATGAAGACTCGATCCAAGACCGCAATGGCGGCCGCTGCGCTCGGTGTCGCCGGCGTCGCCGCGAGCGTCCATGCTCAGTGCACCGTCTACCGCCTGGGCATGCCCGACTTCGACCAGCGACGCAGCGCGCTGCCCAATGACGGCCGCATGTACTGCTTTCCAACGGCAACGGCCAACGCACTGGCATACATCACGAACCACGGCCATCCCGGATTGCTCGACGGCCCACGGAATTGGCAGAGCCAGACGCACTACGACGACGTCAGCGCGGTGCTGGCGATCCTCGGCGTGACGATGTTCACCGATCCGGACGATGGCACCACGATATCGAACTGGCGGTCTGGGACGCTGGCTGCCCTGAGCGGCCAGGGTGGCTTCCTCGCTATGAGCTACACCACCGGCGGCTTCGCGGGCCTCAGCCCGATCCAGATGGCCGACCACATGCGTATCGGCGGAATCATCCTGCCGGTCATCGGCTGGTACGAGAACGCGGGTTCTGGCTTCTGGTTCCGAGACGGCGGGCACATGGTCACTATGTGGGCGGCTTTCGGAACCTGCGGCGACCCGCGCGACATGGTGCTGGGCTTCCGCGACCCGAGCAGCAGCGACTCGCTGTCCCAGCAGAGCACGTTTGCCACGACCTTCAGCCAGTTCAGCCGCTCGGCGGCATGGCGCTTCAAGCGTGGCGACGAAGGCATCTTCTTTCCTCGCGAGATGTACAAGATCGACGCGTACGGCTCGAACGACGGCTTTCTGGACGGCATGGCCGTGGTCCTTCCGGCGCACGGGCTGACGACCGACCCAGTCACGCAGGACATCGACCTCAGCATCCCGCAGGGCACGACCGACGAGCCCGGGCCCAAGCGCTTCCGCACGCGGCCGTGGCCAGGCGGCGACCGGCTGATCGCCATGGCCCAGGGCGTGCTGCCTACCGAGGGCTTCGTGCTCTCGCAGCCCGACCGCGGGTTTGCGACGCTGTCGAAGGTGCACTTCCTCGACGGCGACGTCGAGGCCGTCGACTCGTTCCCCTCGGCCATCGACCTGGTCGTCGGCCGCGACGGCAGCGCGTACGTCGCAACCGATTCGAGCATCCGCCGCTACGAGTTGACCGACGATGGCGCGATCGCGCTGACCGACTCGGTCGACCTGCCCGCCACGCCCGACTCGATGTTCTACAACGATGGCACCGACGAGCTGCTGGTCCTGAGCGTCGCCGACCGCCGCTTGTTCCTGCTGGATAAGGACCTGATCATCCTTCGCAACGACCAGGTGCCGACCGGCGCGCCCCTGATGGGCGACGGCTCGGTCACCGTCAACCCCATCGACGGCAGCGAGTGGCTCGCCTCTACCGGCTCGACCACGCTGACCAGACTGACGCGCGACGGCGCGGGTCGTCCGTCCATCGACGGCCAGCCCACGCTGCCCGGCGTCGACAGCCCGACGGCCGTGCAATTCGACGACTTCGGTTTCCTGCACGTGGTCGACGACGGCGTCATCCGAGCATTCGAGCCCGGAGCGCGCGGCGCGTGGGTGGCCGCTGATACGCCGCTCGATGGTGAGCCAAGCGGCCCCGTCTTCCGCATTGGCCGAGGCCGAACCAACCACACGCCCGAGCTCGACGACATCAACCTCCTGCCACTGGCGCCTGCGGTAGGCGAGGAGGATTGCCGGGCCGATCTTGATCTGGATGGCGAGCTGACGATCTTCGACTTCCTGGAGTTCCAGAACCTGTTCTCCAGCGGCAGCACGTGGGCCGACTTCGACTACGACGGCGAGCTCACGATCTTCGACTTCCTGGCGTTCCAGAACGACTTCGCCGCCGGGTGCGGGTCGTGA
- a CDS encoding SseB family protein yields the protein MGEENAKTPVDDTRLQELIDSLVANPKDEAAEREFWKLFCNLPAWIFLTTAEDARQTIEQKSAEIRVQMFKDGDRTLLPIFSSQERTRGLLEGEELANLSMPPEAALAYVCGFRGRIDGFIVNPMPGKSGGFGHRLPDLCAFFRSERGVLPAGAIHCAVDHARNTRHPAAFLMVHEIIAGLEKIYVGVKDDSFAFVKEGDDLWLWAFSDAAMAVRACQQHEGLKMIEATPAQLAERAKQAIEQSEGRVKGVVLNHPEASVAIDLDVLAKAMEAAGSASPEG from the coding sequence ATGGGCGAAGAGAACGCGAAGACGCCGGTCGACGACACTCGGCTGCAGGAGCTGATCGATTCGCTGGTCGCGAACCCGAAGGACGAGGCGGCAGAGCGCGAGTTCTGGAAGCTCTTCTGCAACCTGCCGGCGTGGATCTTCCTGACGACCGCCGAGGACGCCAGGCAGACCATCGAGCAGAAGAGCGCCGAGATCCGGGTCCAGATGTTCAAGGACGGTGATCGCACGCTGCTGCCGATATTCAGCTCGCAGGAGCGCACGCGCGGCCTGCTCGAGGGTGAGGAACTGGCCAACCTCAGCATGCCCCCGGAGGCGGCCCTTGCCTACGTCTGCGGCTTCCGCGGGCGGATCGACGGCTTCATCGTGAACCCCATGCCCGGCAAGTCGGGCGGCTTCGGGCATCGGCTGCCCGACCTGTGCGCGTTCTTCAGGAGCGAGCGTGGTGTGCTGCCGGCCGGGGCCATCCACTGCGCGGTCGACCACGCCCGCAACACGAGGCACCCTGCGGCCTTCCTGATGGTGCACGAGATCATCGCGGGCCTCGAGAAGATCTACGTGGGCGTCAAGGACGACAGCTTCGCCTTCGTGAAGGAAGGCGATGATCTCTGGCTCTGGGCCTTCAGCGACGCGGCCATGGCCGTGCGGGCGTGCCAGCAGCACGAGGGTCTCAAGATGATCGAGGCAACGCCGGCCCAGCTCGCCGAGCGTGCCAAGCAGGCCATCGAGCAGAGCGAGGGCCGCGTCAAGGGCGTGGTGCTGAATCACCCGGAGGCTTCGGTCGCGATCGACCTGGACGTTCTCGCGAAGGCCATGGAGGCGGCTGGCTCGGCATCTCCGGAGGGGTGA
- the dnaJ gene encoding molecular chaperone DnaJ, which translates to MPTTRDYYEILGLERDASEDDIKRAYRRLALKYHPDRNPDDAEAETKFKEAAEAYEVLGDAGKKARYDQYGHEGLRGQGGAAHDFSHMNVEDIFSMFSDIFGGGGFGGMGGGRGGRQRVARGYDLETEVEIELKDVLTGTERDVEFTRLDVCDACTGSGAKPGSDPQTCPTCEGQGKVQQAGMGGMFRMVTACPSCRGRGTIIKEHCPSCKGKGRVPRKRVLSVKIPAGIHKGQAVRVQGEGEPPPPEASPSGAGVRGDLHVVVRVDEHPMFKRDGDHLLMEMPIGFTQAALGTEMDVPTLTGKVKQNVPKATQHGTLFRLHGEGLPNLRSGRRGDMVLVTRVEIPKKLSEKQEKLLREFAETEDQSVMPESHGFLKKIRDLF; encoded by the coding sequence CGGCTAGCGCTGAAGTATCACCCGGATCGCAACCCGGACGATGCCGAGGCGGAGACCAAGTTCAAGGAGGCGGCCGAGGCGTACGAGGTTCTGGGCGACGCTGGCAAGAAGGCCCGCTACGACCAGTACGGGCACGAGGGCCTGCGCGGCCAGGGCGGGGCGGCCCACGACTTCAGCCACATGAACGTCGAGGACATCTTCTCGATGTTCAGCGACATCTTCGGCGGCGGGGGCTTCGGCGGCATGGGCGGCGGCCGCGGCGGTCGCCAGCGCGTGGCGCGCGGGTACGACCTGGAGACTGAGGTCGAGATCGAGCTCAAGGACGTGCTGACCGGCACGGAGCGCGACGTCGAGTTCACGCGGCTGGACGTGTGCGATGCGTGCACGGGCAGCGGCGCGAAGCCGGGCAGCGATCCGCAGACCTGCCCGACGTGCGAAGGTCAGGGCAAGGTGCAGCAGGCCGGCATGGGCGGCATGTTCCGCATGGTGACGGCCTGCCCGAGCTGCCGCGGCCGCGGCACGATCATCAAGGAGCACTGCCCGAGCTGCAAGGGCAAGGGCCGCGTGCCGCGCAAGCGCGTGCTGAGCGTGAAGATCCCGGCCGGCATTCATAAAGGCCAGGCCGTTCGGGTGCAGGGCGAGGGCGAGCCACCGCCGCCCGAGGCATCGCCGAGCGGGGCGGGCGTGCGGGGCGACCTACACGTCGTGGTCCGTGTTGACGAGCACCCGATGTTCAAGCGCGACGGCGACCACCTGCTCATGGAGATGCCCATCGGCTTCACCCAAGCGGCGTTGGGCACCGAGATGGACGTGCCCACGCTGACGGGCAAGGTCAAGCAGAACGTGCCCAAGGCGACCCAGCACGGCACGCTGTTCCGCCTGCACGGCGAGGGGCTGCCCAACCTGCGCAGCGGGCGGCGCGGCGACATGGTGCTCGTCACGCGCGTGGAGATCCCCAAGAAGCTCAGCGAGAAGCAGGAGAAGCTGCTCCGCGAGTTTGCCGAGACCGAAGACCAGAGCGTGATGCCCGAGAGCCACGGCTTCCTCAAGAAGATCCGGGACCTGTTCTGA
- a CDS encoding glutamine--tRNA ligase/YqeY domain fusion protein, translating to MNPEAAPSHPESPARPKHFIEEIIDADVQAGRFGQPGDSGVVKTRFPPEPNGYLHVGHAKSICLNFSVAAAYGGACNLRFDDTNPAKEEQEYVDAIVHDVRWLGFRWPGANDDDATAGVVFASDYFDRMYELAQNLIRKGLAYVDEQSAEQIRVNRGTLTQPGKPSPFRDRPVEENLDLFEKMKRGEFGDGTRVLRAKIDMASPNINLRDPVMYRVVNKPHHRTGSTWHIYPMYDWAHGLEDAFEGVTHSICTLEFEDHRPLYDWFIDAINADNPEPILHPRQIEFARWSPSYTVTSKRRLRELVEQGHVEGWDDPRMPTISAMRRRGVTARAIRSFCDEGGVTKFNALIDIGRLENAIRDDLNERAPRRMCVLDPLKVTIKNWADHGDADRTEWMDATNNPENPDAGGRRVPFTQTLYIERDDFMEDAPKKFFRLAPGREVRLRYGYWITCVDVVKEGDEVVELVCTYDPQTRDGDSPPPDAEGNVRKVKGTLHWVSATHAVPVRVNLFDRLFTVEQPDRRPKDAGEDWSFLQNVNPDSLRVVEEAMLEPHWPTTEQERNAGTGAFPDGVERFQFERLGYFCLDRTSTPESPVFNRTVTLKDAWAKVSRRG from the coding sequence ATGAACCCCGAGGCCGCTCCTTCCCATCCCGAATCGCCCGCTCGACCGAAGCACTTCATCGAGGAGATCATCGATGCCGACGTGCAGGCCGGGCGGTTCGGGCAGCCGGGCGACTCGGGCGTCGTCAAGACGCGGTTTCCGCCCGAGCCCAACGGGTACCTGCACGTGGGGCACGCGAAGAGCATCTGCCTGAACTTCTCGGTCGCGGCGGCCTACGGCGGGGCCTGCAACCTGCGCTTCGATGACACCAACCCGGCCAAGGAAGAACAGGAGTACGTCGACGCCATCGTGCACGACGTCCGCTGGCTGGGGTTCCGCTGGCCGGGGGCGAACGACGACGACGCGACCGCGGGCGTGGTGTTTGCCAGCGACTACTTCGACCGCATGTACGAGCTCGCGCAGAACCTCATCCGGAAGGGGCTGGCCTACGTCGACGAGCAGTCGGCCGAGCAGATTCGCGTGAATCGGGGCACGCTGACCCAGCCCGGCAAGCCGAGCCCGTTCCGCGATCGGCCGGTGGAAGAGAACCTCGACCTGTTCGAGAAGATGAAGCGTGGCGAGTTCGGCGACGGCACGCGCGTTCTCCGCGCGAAGATCGACATGGCCTCGCCCAACATCAACCTGCGCGATCCGGTGATGTACCGCGTGGTGAACAAGCCGCACCATCGCACCGGCAGCACGTGGCACATCTACCCGATGTACGACTGGGCCCACGGGCTCGAGGACGCGTTCGAGGGCGTGACGCACTCGATCTGCACGCTGGAGTTCGAGGACCATCGGCCGCTGTACGACTGGTTCATCGACGCCATTAACGCCGACAACCCCGAGCCCATCCTGCACCCCCGGCAGATCGAGTTCGCGCGGTGGAGCCCGAGCTACACCGTAACGAGCAAGCGCCGGCTCCGCGAGCTCGTCGAGCAGGGCCACGTCGAGGGCTGGGACGATCCTCGCATGCCGACCATCAGCGCGATGCGGCGGCGCGGTGTGACGGCGCGGGCGATCCGCAGCTTCTGCGACGAAGGCGGCGTGACCAAGTTCAACGCCCTCATCGACATCGGCCGCCTCGAGAACGCCATCCGCGACGACCTCAACGAGCGCGCCCCCCGGCGGATGTGCGTGCTCGACCCGCTCAAGGTCACCATCAAGAACTGGGCCGACCACGGCGATGCCGACCGGACCGAGTGGATGGACGCAACAAACAACCCCGAGAATCCGGACGCAGGCGGGCGGCGCGTGCCCTTCACGCAGACGCTCTACATCGAGCGCGACGACTTCATGGAAGACGCGCCCAAGAAGTTCTTCCGGCTCGCCCCGGGGCGCGAGGTCCGGCTGCGCTACGGCTACTGGATCACCTGCGTCGACGTCGTGAAGGAAGGCGACGAGGTCGTCGAGCTCGTTTGCACCTACGACCCCCAGACGCGAGACGGAGATTCGCCGCCGCCCGACGCCGAGGGCAACGTCCGGAAGGTCAAGGGCACGCTGCACTGGGTGAGCGCGACGCACGCGGTGCCGGTCCGCGTCAACCTGTTCGATCGGCTGTTCACCGTCGAGCAGCCCGATCGACGGCCCAAGGACGCCGGCGAGGACTGGAGCTTCCTGCAGAACGTCAATCCCGATTCGCTCCGCGTCGTCGAGGAGGCCATGCTCGAGCCGCACTGGCCGACCACCGAGCAGGAGCGGAACGCTGGCACGGGGGCGTTCCCCGACGGCGTCGAGCGGTTCCAGTTCGAGCGGCTGGGCTACTTCTGCCTCGACCGAACGTCGACGCCCGAGTCGCCCGTGTTCAACCGCACGGTGACGCTAAAGGACGCGTGGGCGAAGGTCTCCCGGCGTGGGTGA
- a CDS encoding bifunctional glycosyltransferase/class I SAM-dependent methyltransferase produces the protein MTHSASTSETDRQYRKLSVLMPVYNEARTLRTIVSRVLAAPIAELGLDLELIAVDDGSKDRSREILAELAEGDQRIRVFHQHRNYGKGAAIRRAIDECTGDIAIVQDSDLEYDPADYPRMLRPILEGNADAVFGSRFAASEQRRVLLFWHSVANRFLTTVTNMLNDINLTDMETCYKAVRTDILKRIPLKSDRFGIEPELTTRLAQWNARIYEVSISYHGRSYAEGKNITWKDGVQALWLLFKFRFFDKRFTTHDGYYMLESVRRARGYNRWLLSQFESHVGSRVLEAGCGIGNFTEQLLDRERLICTDLDPYYAEIADRRYAHLENVTASQLDPSLADDVAPVALERPDTVIAMNVVEHVGDDEAVLKSYHDVLQPGGTVVVLAPAHDWLFTEYDRRLGHFRRYTRATLSERLKAAGFEVVHTQQFNRLGVLGWWASGKLGRKQFTPGQMKLFHRLLPIAKIVEKIDSLPGLSVIAIGRKPARSPQAAPPASEEQAETSSQVEAKPQHEPVARA, from the coding sequence GTGACCCACAGCGCGAGCACGTCCGAGACGGATCGGCAATACCGAAAGCTCAGCGTGCTGATGCCCGTGTACAACGAGGCGCGCACGCTCCGCACGATCGTGTCGCGGGTGCTCGCCGCCCCGATCGCCGAATTGGGGCTTGACCTTGAGCTAATCGCGGTCGATGACGGGAGCAAGGATCGGTCGCGGGAGATCCTCGCAGAACTCGCGGAGGGCGACCAGCGCATCCGCGTGTTCCACCAGCATCGAAACTACGGCAAGGGCGCCGCCATCCGGCGGGCGATCGACGAGTGCACGGGAGACATCGCGATCGTCCAGGACAGCGATCTCGAGTACGACCCGGCCGACTATCCGCGGATGCTCCGTCCGATCCTGGAAGGCAACGCCGACGCGGTCTTCGGGTCACGATTTGCCGCGAGCGAGCAGCGTCGGGTCTTGTTGTTCTGGCACAGCGTGGCGAATCGGTTCCTGACCACCGTCACCAACATGCTGAACGACATCAACCTGACCGACATGGAGACGTGCTACAAGGCGGTGAGGACGGACATCCTCAAGCGGATTCCGCTCAAGAGCGACCGGTTCGGCATCGAGCCCGAGCTGACGACCCGGCTCGCGCAGTGGAACGCCCGCATCTACGAGGTCTCGATCAGCTACCACGGCAGGAGCTACGCCGAAGGCAAGAACATCACCTGGAAGGACGGCGTCCAGGCCCTCTGGTTGCTCTTCAAGTTCCGATTCTTCGACAAGCGCTTTACTACGCACGACGGGTACTACATGCTCGAGAGCGTTCGGCGGGCCCGGGGCTATAACCGCTGGCTGCTGTCGCAGTTCGAGTCGCACGTCGGGTCTCGAGTACTCGAGGCCGGCTGTGGCATCGGTAACTTCACCGAGCAGTTGCTCGATCGTGAGCGGCTGATCTGCACCGATCTCGATCCCTACTACGCCGAGATTGCCGACAGGCGGTACGCGCACCTCGAGAACGTCACCGCCTCGCAACTCGACCCGTCCCTTGCCGACGACGTTGCTCCCGTTGCGCTCGAACGGCCCGACACGGTCATCGCGATGAACGTCGTCGAACACGTGGGCGACGACGAGGCGGTGCTCAAGAGCTATCACGACGTCCTCCAGCCGGGCGGCACGGTGGTGGTGCTCGCGCCGGCGCACGATTGGCTGTTCACCGAGTATGATCGTCGCCTCGGCCACTTCCGCCGTTACACGCGGGCAACGCTGAGCGAACGCCTCAAGGCCGCCGGGTTCGAGGTCGTGCATACGCAGCAGTTCAACCGCCTTGGCGTGCTTGGCTGGTGGGCCAGCGGCAAGCTGGGGCGCAAGCAGTTCACGCCGGGCCAGATGAAGCTGTTCCACCGGCTGCTGCCCATCGCCAAGATCGTCGAGAAGATTGACAGCCTGCCGGGCCTCAGCGTGATCGCCATCGGCCGAAAGCCGGCGCGTTCGCCGCAGGCCGCGCCCCCGGCGAGCGAGGAGCAAGCCGAAACCTCTTCTCAGGTCGAGGCCAAGCCCCAGCACGAGCCCGTCGCCCGGGCCTAG